In the Dama dama isolate Ldn47 chromosome 13, ASM3311817v1, whole genome shotgun sequence genome, one interval contains:
- the LOC133067961 gene encoding E3 ubiquitin-protein ligase RNF115-like yields the protein MAEASAAGAGAGSAVAAHRFFCHFCKGEVSPKLPEYTCPRCESGFIEEVTDDSSFLGGGSSTSTQFSEFWDRLDPTMFFQDFRPFLSSSLLDQDNRANERSHQTHTDFWGPSRPPRLSVTQRYRSRGSTRPERSPAFERVLQQIIAGFIPGSPFSWSGMLDSNPGDYAWGQTGLDAIVTQLLGQLENTGPPPADKEKITSLATVTVTQEQVDKGLECPVCKEDYTVEEEVRQLPCNHYFHSSCIVPWLELHDACPVCRKSLNGEDSTQQTHSSGASASSRFSSDSQLHDRWTF from the coding sequence ATGGCGGAGGCTTCGGCGGCCGGGGCCGGCGCGGGCTCTGCGGTTGCCGCGCACCGGTTTTTCTGCCACTTTTGCAAGGGCGAGGTCAGCCCCAAACTACCGGAATATACTTGTCCCAGATGTGAATCAGGTTTTATTGAAGAAGTGACAGATGATTCCAGTTTTTTAGGTGGTGGCAGCAGCACATCAACACAGTTTTCAGAGTTCTGGGACCGCTTGGACCCCACGATGTTTTTCCAAGATTTTAGACCCTTTCTAAGTAGCAGTCTACTGGACCAAGATAACAGAGCCAATGAGAGGAGTCACCAAACTCACACTGACTTCTGGGGTCCAAGTCGGCCTCCACGGCTGTCAGTGACTCAGAGATACAGATCTCGAGGAAGTACTCGTCCTGAGAGATCCCCAGCTTTTGAGAGAGTACTACAACAGATCATTGCAGGATTCATTCCTGGATCCCCATTTTCTTGGAGCGGGATGCTGGACTCCAACCCCGGGGACTATGCCTGGGGTCAGACAGGGCTTGATGCCATTGTAACCCAGCTTCTAGGACAACTGGAAAATACAGGGCCTCCCCCGGCTGACAAGGAAAAGATCACATCTCTTGCAACAGTGACAGTAACTCAGGAGCAAGTTGATAAGGGCTTAGAGTGTCCAGTATGCAAAGAGGATTACACAGTTGAGGAGGAAGTCCGGCAGTTACCTTGCAACCACTACTTTCACAGCAGTTGTATTGTGCCATGGTTAGAACTGCATGACGCATGTCCTGTATGTAGGAAGAGCTTAAATGGTGAGGACTCTACTCAGCAAACACACAGCTCGGGGGCTTCTGCAAGCAGCAGATTTAGCAGTGACAGCCAGCTCCATGACCGATGGACTTTCTGA